The genomic interval CTGATTTCCCCGATATCCTCCGGCGTCCTTGCCGTTTTCCGCAGGAGGGTTTGCATACGGGTTTTCTCTTCTTTTGAACCCTGGGCCATGGTCCGGATCAGGGGCAGGGTCAGTTTCCCTTCCTCCAGATCCTTGCCGATGGCCTTACCGAATTCATCCTCCCGGGCGATGTAGTCCAGGGTGTCGTCGGTCATCTGGAAGGCGGCTCCCACCCCGAGTCCGTATCGGGCCAGCGCCTCGATCATCCCGGGATCAACCCCCCCCAGGTGTCCGCCCAGGGCACAGGCCGCCGAAATCAGGACGGCCGTTTTCTTATCGATAATGGAAAGGTAGTCCGCTTCCGTAATGGACACATCCCCCCGCTTGAGGAGCTGGAGTACCTCCCCTTCCGACATGATGTTGCTCGTTGTGGACAGGAGCCTGATGATGTCGAGGTTGCCGTATTCGGTGAGCAGCCGGAAGGATTTGGAGTAGAGAAAATCGCCGACCAGGACGCTCGCCGCGTTGCCCCAGACGCGGTTGGCCGAAGCTTTTCCCCGGCGGACATCGGCTTCGTCGATGACGTCGTCGTGGAGCAGGGTGGCCGTATGGATGAACTCGATGACGGTCGCCAGGGGATAGCGCCGGTCGCCGCTGTAGCCGCACAGATCGGAGGCGGCCAGCAGCAGGAGCGGCCGGAACCTTTTGCCCCCGCTGTCGATGATGTGGCGGATGATTTCAGGAATCAGGCGGACTTCGGAGCGGAGAGAGCTCTCCATGTATGCCTTCACTTGTTTCAGGTCTTCCGCGTAAAGCCGAAAAACGTCCTGTATTTGCATGATCCCGGGTCCTTTGGACATTCGATGACGGGCGGGACTATAGGTAAAGGTCCCGGAAATGTCAAACAATTCATGTGGCGGCTTTGTCGCCCCCCTGCTATGATGCAAATCATTTTTCACGGAGACGGATGACCATGGCGTGTGTGTATCTCTTTGTTGCCGGTTTGATGGAGGTGGGATGGGCAGTCGGGTTAAAATATACCGATGGCTTCAGCCGTTTGTGGCCGACAATCTGGACCGTTGCGACCATGGTCCTGAGTCTTTTTTTTCTTGGCCAGGCTTTGAGAAGTCTGCCTCTGGGCACGGCTTATGCCGTCTGGACGGGAATCGGCGCTGTCGGTGCCGCGGTTCTGGGAATTATTCTGTTCGGGGACTCTAAAAGTGTCTTGCGGTTTGTCAGTATCGGGCTGATCATGGCGGGGATAGCGGGGCTGCGGAT from Deltaproteobacteria bacterium carries:
- a CDS encoding polyprenyl synthetase family protein translates to MQIQDVFRLYAEDLKQVKAYMESSLRSEVRLIPEIIRHIIDSGGKRFRPLLLLAASDLCGYSGDRRYPLATVIEFIHTATLLHDDVIDEADVRRGKASANRVWGNAASVLVGDFLYSKSFRLLTEYGNLDIIRLLSTTSNIMSEGEVLQLLKRGDVSITEADYLSIIDKKTAVLISAACALGGHLGGVDPGMIEALARYGLGVGAAFQMTDDTLDYIAREDEFGKAIGKDLEEGKLTLPLIRTMAQGSKEEKTRMQTLLRKTARTPEDIGEIRALIGRYDGISYTLDKAAALIAEARERLAVFPDTPQKTVLLTIADHIVERKI
- the sugE gene encoding quaternary ammonium compound efflux SMR transporter SugE, which encodes MACVYLFVAGLMEVGWAVGLKYTDGFSRLWPTIWTVATMVLSLFFLGQALRSLPLGTAYAVWTGIGAVGAAVLGIILFGDSKSVLRFVSIGLIMAGIAGLRISA